A genomic segment from Drosophila willistoni isolate 14030-0811.24 chromosome 2L unlocalized genomic scaffold, UCI_dwil_1.1 Seg168, whole genome shotgun sequence encodes:
- the LOC6643310 gene encoding acylphosphatase-2, with the protein MQKPSDQIFTCGFEIFGKVQGVRLRRETRELATLNNVRGWVMNTDQGTVKGQLEGTLPRVNELKFWLLNFGSPRSIIERAEFTPTKEITARNFNAFTIRYRSDQFTC; encoded by the coding sequence ATGCAAAAACCGTCGGATCAGATATTCACATGCGGCTTTGAGATATTTGGCAAAGTCCAGGGTGTACGTTTGCGTAGAGAAACACGCGAATTGGCCACACTGAACAATGTACGTGGCTGGGTGATGAATACCGATCAAGGAACGGTCAAAGGTCAATTGGAGGGCACACTGCCCCGGGTCAATGAACTGAAATTCTGGCTTCTTAACTTTGGCAGTCCTCGCTCAATTATCGAGAGGGCCGAATTTACGCCCACCAAAGAGATAACGGCACGCAATTTCAATGCATTCACCATACGCTATCGTTCCGATCAATTTACCTGctaa